CACCACGGAGCGGATAGAGATTGCCGCACCGCCACGGGTATCACCGTCAAGCTTGGTTAGTACCACGCCATGAAAATCAAGTCTGTCGTTGAAGGCTTTGGCCGTATTGACGGCATCCTGACCTGTCATCGCATCCACGACAAAGAGGATTTCATTGGGATTAATCGCCTTTTTTACCGCTTCAATTTCCTGCATCATCTGCTCATCTACCGCCAGACGACCGGCGGTATCCACGATGACTACATCTTTACCCAGTTTCCGCGCATGCGCGATGGCATTTTGGGCAATCTGAACAGGGTTTTTATTTTCGATTTCTTTATACACATCCACCTGCACCTGCTCGCCCAGCACGCCCAACTGATCAATCGCAGCGGGGCGATACACGTCCCCGGCTACCAGCAGCGGGTTTTTACCTTTACTTTTCAGGTATTTGGCGAGTTTGCCAGTGAAGGTAGTCTTACCAGAACCCTGAAGCCCTGCGACCAGAATAACAGTGGGTGGGTTTTTAGCAGACGCGAGGCCCTCATTGGTGCCTCCCATCAACTTCGAAAGTTCTTCATGGACGATTTTCACCATCAACTGACCCGGGGTGACCGAGATCAGAATTTCCTTACCCAATGCCTCGTCTTTTACCTTTGCCGTAAAATCTTTGGCAACCTTATAGTTTACGTCTGCATCAATCAGTGCCCGCCTGATCTCTTTAAGGGTTTCGGCAACATTGATTTCGGTGATCTTACCCTGACCTTTCAGTTTGCGAAAGGCGGTTTCTATATTTTGGGATAAACTTTCGAACATAATTCTTACTCTGGTTTTCTAGTCTGCAAAATAAATCATTCAAACACAGGAAAACAAAAATGAATCGCGGGAAAATCCTAACGGATCAGGGTAACCGTGCCCTTTCTTTCGTATTTCAGGTTGTTTTCCCCATAACCGGTTATTACAAAGACATACACACCTTCAGGAACGGCAACGCCCTGGTATGTGCCATCCCACAGAAAATCTCTGTCGTCTGACTCAAAAATTTTAGGTCCCCAACGGCTGAAGATTTTTACATTCAGACTGCCGATTCCATAATATCCAACTTTAAAAAAGTCATTTACGCCATCCGCATTGGGAGTAAATCCACTCGGAACGTGAAGGGTAACATTCTCGACCAACAGATCCTGCCAGACTGTATCAGGACAACCCTGCGCAGAAAACGCAATCAGCATTACCCGGTAAGTGCCTGCGGCGGGGAAAATATGCGCAGGATTTGTTTCGGTGCTTTGGCGGCCAAAACCAAAATCCCACAAATAAGAAGAAGCACCGGTGGAGGTATTCACGAAATTGACTTCTTCCGGTGCCCATCCCGGGTTGGGGTTGAATGTGAAGGAAGCCTCCGGATAATCAAAAAACACATCAATGGTAATAGAATCCCGAATACCCTCGCAAGCTCCGACAAATGCAGTCGCGTAGTAAGTAGTGGCCTGCTGCGGTACAACGGAAATCGTAGCCGTCGTATCTCCGGTGCTCCAGAGATAAGAATCTCCCCCCGATGCAGTCAATATAATACTGCCGCCCACACATATCTGATTAATTCCCTCGATTTGGGTTATCGGGCGGGGAACAACGGAAATCAGCACAGAGTCCCTGTTCTGGCAACCACTCGCATCTGTACCAACCACGATATACAGGGTGTTATTGATAGGGGTGGCAACCGGGTTGGGCACAAGCGGATTCGACAACGTATTTTCCGGAGACCATTGGTAGAAGCTGGCACCGGTAGCGCGAAGCTGAAAAGTTTCGCCCTGACAAATCGTGGCATCTTCTCCGGCATTTACCGGGGGGAGGTCATTTACACGAATCGTCATGGAATCAGTATCCTCACATCCGGAAGAATCAATCACCGTCACATAGTAAGTAGTGGTTGTATCTGGGGAAGCCGTAGGGTTGGCAATATTGGGATCGGATAATCCGACGACCGGCGACCAGCGGTAAAACACCCCGCCAAAAGCCTGAAGTTGAACCGTACGGCCAAAACACATCTGAAGATCTTCCCCCGCTTCAGCAACCGGATTAGGCAGAACCTCCACAAGAATATCCTTAGAGCTGATACACCCATCTGCACTGGTGGCCAAAACGGTATAGGTGGTAGAAACAAGCGGTGACGCGACCGGGCTTGAAATCGTCGTACTGCTTAATGTCCCATCGTTGGGCGACCATACCCAGGAAACCCCATTGCTGGTCTGAAGCAGCAGACTATTCCCATTACAGACAAAAGTGTCTTCCAGCGTAAACACCTCAAAGACTTCAATTCTGACTGAATCAAAAGACTCACAACCCAGCGCATTTTCCGACCGAACGTAAAAAACGGTCGTGGTATCGAGATTGGAAACCGAAGGATTGGCGATGGAAGGATTGGAAATCACCGCAGAAGGCGAGGCTGTCCATTCATATAAAATACCGCCGTTTGAACTGGCATTCAACAGAAAAGACCCTCCACGACAGACTACAGAATCTGGCCGGGCGGTTACTTTAAAGGTATTATCAACCAGGACGGCAACGGTATCACTGGCTTCACAGCCATTTACATCCGTGATTGTCAGGATATATTGTCCCGAAGCAGGAGGTGCTATGGAGACCTGAGGCAAGGAATCAGGAGAAATGATTCCAACAGAGGGAGACCATTGATAAGAAACCGCAGAAGTCAGCGAAAGAAGGGTAATGGTATCCCCGGCACAAGTATTAATATCCGGGCCGGCATCAACATCGGGCGGCGGGAAAACAATAATGGTGCGAAAGGAAGTATCAGATATATTACAACTCGCAGAGTCTGTGACTACCAGCATTACTTCGTATGTTCCTGCATTCTGAAATACATGGGTAGGCTCAAAGAGCCCGGAAGTCGCCCCGTTGTCATTGAAGCTCCAGAAGTAGGTAGGGTTACCGGGGACGGTACCCAGAAAACTTGTATTATCAAAATTGACAGTCAGCGGCGCACAGCCTGTTGTGGATATAATTGGCTGGTTAAACTGATCCAGCGGCACAAAGCTGGCCTCAATACCGGCAAGATCAAACGACATTTTGAAGATTGCGAGATTACAACCATTGGCAGATAGGCCGGCAACTCCGTTGGCGCCGTTGGTCGTGCTCCACACGCTGGAGGGTTGCGCGGGAAAAGAGGAATTTCCCCAACAACCGGCACAAACCGCGTGATAGACGACGCCATTTTTGTCAAACCGGCTGGTTCCACCATCTACGTGATCTCCGGCGGAAGTCGCTGCGGTATTGTCTCCTCCCAAAAAGGTTCCATAGATCAATGATTGTGCGTCCCGGCTCAGCACAATCATATAAAAATCACTGCCATCATTGGGGTTGGGGTCAAACGCATCCGATGTTATCGGCATGCCAATCACCGACCCGGTTGTATTGGTAGATCCGCCCCAGCCCGAAACATAAATATTGTCGCAGCGGTCCACCAATATGGCCGTCGGGCTGATATTGGGGGAAGCGGAGTTTACCGAACCAAATACCGTCGAGAAAATAGGCGCCGAAAGGTTGTTTTGCAGTTTTACGATAAACTGTTTGGCATTGCTGTTGAAATAAACCGGCCCGGAAGGGGGGTTGAGAATCGGATAGTTTCCGTTTGACTGACCGCAGATATACACATTAAAATCTTTATCCAGATCAAGCAGATATACCTGATCGTAACTGGCTGTTCCGATATAGGTACTGGCGAGCAGCGTATTGCCGTTGCTACTGATTTTGGACACAAAACCATCAGTTGTTCCTCCATGATAGGTAGTGTGATAGGTATTGGTGGGGAAATTCGAACTGCTCGTGCCACCGGCAACATAGACATTATCCACAGTATCCAGCTTCATCGTGTAAGCAGCATCTGCACCAGATCCCCCGAGATAAGTTGCCCAAATCATGGAAGAAAGATCATTATTCATCTTAAACACAACCCCGTCCTGTCCGCCTCCAATGGTGGGTTGTGCATGGCCCGCTGTACCGGGAAAATTGGTTGAGTTGGTCTGCGCAGCAACAAAACAGTTTCCCTGTGCATCGAGGATAATTTCTCCCCGCGCATCGTCACCATAGTTAAACTTGGTAGAGGTAAACACCAGCGGGTTATATCCAGCCGATCCGTTTACCCCGTCATCTCCCGTACCGCCGACAAAAGTGGAAGCTAACAATCCGCCGGCAGGGCTGATTTTTGCGACAAAAATATCAAAGCCGGAAGACTTGGTATTGTCAAAAGCGCCCTGGGTTGTGGGAAAATCGAGTGAGTTGGTGCGGCCATAAACATACAGGTCGCCGAGGTTATCGGTAACCAGACTATGCGGCTGTTCACTGGCATTACCGCCCAGATAGGTGGAAAACATGAGATTAGAACCATCCGGACTAAATTTGGACAAGGTTACGTCAGAATCACCGCCCTGAAAGGTAGTTTGAAAAGCACCGGTAGTAGTTGGATAACCGCTATTGAATGCATTACTCCATACAAACCCACCGGCATAGGCATTTCCCAGATCGTCATAGGTGGCGGTAAATCCCCAGTTGTCTGCATGAGAACCCGTATAAGTAGAAAAAATAAGGGTGGGATCAATCACCAATTCGTACTCAGGATCATAGCCATTGGGAAAATGATAAGAGAGCTGAGTGCCCTTTAGCCGAAATTCACAGGCAACCTGACGTTTTTTTCCGTTGATATTTTGATACGCGACGGGAGGAAACTCGGTAGTACTCCGCAGAGAAGTTTCAATATGCAGGGCGCCTTTGCTGATAAATATTTTATCTACGCCTTCATAACTGACCTGAATAGAAGCAGGGTCTCCGCCAGGTTTTATGATAAAATCATATTTCATGGCATCCCCCAGGCCATAGAGCCGGAGATCAATCTGCGGATATAGCTCAGAATAGGTCAATAGCCCGTAAAGCCCTACATTTTCAGCCCAATGGGCCGGATCATTGCCGTAGTAATAATTGTGATACTGGGGATACAACATCTCCGGAACAATGCGGGCGTTTTTATTCGCACCCAAAAATCCCATCCGGTAAGTATGGGAACGAAACTGACGTTCCGACTCAGGTCTTTCCGACAAAGCGGGAAGTCCATGCCCCTCATGCGGCATATCATAAAAATAATAAGTCAACTGGTTGTCTTCAACAAAGATATGGCCACCATTAAGCCTTACCCTATATCGAATCACATCCTCCCACTGGCCTTTGTTTTCAATAAACCGAAGGTCGCTTTGCCCCATCGCCGGATCCTGAACATCCATAGGAGAGAGCTGGTCTGCAGTTATATAGGTAATGCCGGCTGCCAATGCAGTCAGCAAAATTGCCAGAATCGTAAACCGAATTTTCATAAGCCAGGAATTATACCTTTTTTTGCCCCGTATCCGACAGAACGTAAATCATGAAGAAATGGCTGCAAATGCCTGAGTCCAGAATATGTTTTGTTCTATAACGAAGGTACAAATTAATTTCTTTTACTTTAACGAGCAGCACCGATTGAAATATAAACGCAATTCTGCCAGTCTTCATACACAGAATGAATAATCGTGTCGTTTATAACCATAACCGTTTGCAAT
The Bacteroidia bacterium DNA segment above includes these coding regions:
- the ffh gene encoding signal recognition particle protein, with the translated sequence MFESLSQNIETAFRKLKGQGKITEINVAETLKEIRRALIDADVNYKVAKDFTAKVKDEALGKEILISVTPGQLMVKIVHEELSKLMGGTNEGLASAKNPPTVILVAGLQGSGKTTFTGKLAKYLKSKGKNPLLVAGDVYRPAAIDQLGVLGEQVQVDVYKEIENKNPVQIAQNAIAHARKLGKDVVIVDTAGRLAVDEQMMQEIEAVKKAINPNEILFVVDAMTGQDAVNTAKAFNDRLDFHGVVLTKLDGDTRGGAAISIRSVVEKPIKFVSTGEKLDDLDLFHPQRMASRILGMGDVLTLVERAQEQFDQDQAERLQKKIRKNELDFDDFLSQIQTIKKMGNFKDLISMIPGMGKMLRNVELEDDAFKHVEAIIYSMTKEERVKPHIIDGSRRRRIAAGSGRTIREVNELLNQFGTMKKAMKKMNTAGAGGGKPPRSLGNMGMFNRR
- a CDS encoding PKD domain-containing protein, whose protein sequence is MKIRFTILAILLTALAAGITYITADQLSPMDVQDPAMGQSDLRFIENKGQWEDVIRYRVRLNGGHIFVEDNQLTYYFYDMPHEGHGLPALSERPESERQFRSHTYRMGFLGANKNARIVPEMLYPQYHNYYYGNDPAHWAENVGLYGLLTYSELYPQIDLRLYGLGDAMKYDFIIKPGGDPASIQVSYEGVDKIFISKGALHIETSLRSTTEFPPVAYQNINGKKRQVACEFRLKGTQLSYHFPNGYDPEYELVIDPTLIFSTYTGSHADNWGFTATYDDLGNAYAGGFVWSNAFNSGYPTTTGAFQTTFQGGDSDVTLSKFSPDGSNLMFSTYLGGNASEQPHSLVTDNLGDLYVYGRTNSLDFPTTQGAFDNTKSSGFDIFVAKISPAGGLLASTFVGGTGDDGVNGSAGYNPLVFTSTKFNYGDDARGEIILDAQGNCFVAAQTNSTNFPGTAGHAQPTIGGGQDGVVFKMNNDLSSMIWATYLGGSGADAAYTMKLDTVDNVYVAGGTSSSNFPTNTYHTTYHGGTTDGFVSKISSNGNTLLASTYIGTASYDQVYLLDLDKDFNVYICGQSNGNYPILNPPSGPVYFNSNAKQFIVKLQNNLSAPIFSTVFGSVNSASPNISPTAILVDRCDNIYVSGWGGSTNTTGSVIGMPITSDAFDPNPNDGSDFYMIVLSRDAQSLIYGTFLGGDNTAATSAGDHVDGGTSRFDKNGVVYHAVCAGCWGNSSFPAQPSSVWSTTNGANGVAGLSANGCNLAIFKMSFDLAGIEASFVPLDQFNQPIISTTGCAPLTVNFDNTSFLGTVPGNPTYFWSFNDNGATSGLFEPTHVFQNAGTYEVMLVVTDSASCNISDTSFRTIIVFPPPDVDAGPDINTCAGDTITLLSLTSAVSYQWSPSVGIISPDSLPQVSIAPPASGQYILTITDVNGCEASDTVAVLVDNTFKVTARPDSVVCRGGSFLLNASSNGGILYEWTASPSAVISNPSIANPSVSNLDTTTVFYVRSENALGCESFDSVRIEVFEVFTLEDTFVCNGNSLLLQTSNGVSWVWSPNDGTLSSTTISSPVASPLVSTTYTVLATSADGCISSKDILVEVLPNPVAEAGEDLQMCFGRTVQLQAFGGVFYRWSPVVGLSDPNIANPTASPDTTTTYYVTVIDSSGCEDTDSMTIRVNDLPPVNAGEDATICQGETFQLRATGASFYQWSPENTLSNPLVPNPVATPINNTLYIVVGTDASGCQNRDSVLISVVPRPITQIEGINQICVGGSIILTASGGDSYLWSTGDTTATISVVPQQATTYYATAFVGACEGIRDSITIDVFFDYPEASFTFNPNPGWAPEEVNFVNTSTGASSYLWDFGFGRQSTETNPAHIFPAAGTYRVMLIAFSAQGCPDTVWQDLLVENVTLHVPSGFTPNADGVNDFFKVGYYGIGSLNVKIFSRWGPKIFESDDRDFLWDGTYQGVAVPEGVYVFVITGYGENNLKYERKGTVTLIR